The following are encoded together in the Hemicordylus capensis ecotype Gifberg chromosome 4, rHemCap1.1.pri, whole genome shotgun sequence genome:
- the SLC52A3 gene encoding solute carrier family 52, riboflavin transporter, member 3, translating into MALLTYLLACIFGTGAWMAINGVWVELPLLVNKLPEGWYLPSYLIIIIQLANIGPLFITLMHKLKPGMLSEVPVICTMVSTGAMACFLLAFLWDYTTPIAGGQHSTAFFVLAFFLSLVDCTSSVTFLPFMARLHPRYITTFFIGEGLSGLIPALFALAQGSGIATCVNVTTTNSSITHSHTAFRNTTAGHVPFHVETRYSPANFPSLVFFIVLSIMMFSCLLAFFFLNRLPKVWELSKQNLCASDITLHSIQKIPADGQGPAEAGHFTSHPLEGKAASETIGSEEADPEKKVSYSRAKFVFIYCLVAWVNALTNGVLPSVQSYSCLPYSNLAYHLSATFSSMANPLACTIASFLPSRSLPLLGLLAAAGTAFGVYNMGMAALSPCPLLQHSDWGDALIVISWVLFTGTLSYVKVMMGVILRSHSHSALVWYGAVEQLGSLLGALTMFPLVNIYSLFKSADFCNFQCPA; encoded by the exons ATGGCTTTGCTCACTTACCTGCTGGCCTGCATCTTTGGAACAGGCGCATGGATGGCCATCAATGGTGTGTGGGTagagctccccctgctggtgaaTAAGCTGCCTGAAGGCTGGTACCTTCCTTCCtacctcatcatcatcatccagctgGCCAACATCGGGCCTCTCTTCATCACCCTGATGCACAAGTTGAAGCCCGGCATGCTGAGCGAGGTGCCCGTCATTTGCACCATGGTCTCCACCGGCGCCATGGCTTGCTTCCTGTTGGCCTTCCTGTGGGACTATACCACACCTATAGCCGGAGGGCAGCACAGCACCGCTTTCTTTGTCCTGGCCTTCTTCCTGTCGCTGGTGGACTGCACCTCCTCCGTCACCTTCCTGCCTTTCATGGCACGCCTCCACCCTCGCTACATCACCACCTTTTTCATCGGGGAGGGCCTCAGTGGGCTAATCCCAGCCCTCTTTGCTTTAGCCCAGGGCTCTGGGATCGCTACCTGCGTCAATGTAACCACCACAAACAGCAGCATAACTCACAGCCACACAGCCTTCCGCAACACAACTGCTGGCCATGTCCCTTTCCACGTGGAAACACGCTACTCCCCAGCCAACTTCCCCAGCCTGGTCTTCTTCATTGTCCTGTCCATCATGATGTTCTCCTGCCTGCTGGCCTTCTTCTTCCTCAACCGGCTGCCCAAAGTGTGGGAGCTTTCGAAGCAGAACCTCTGTGCCAGCGATATCACCCTCCACTCAATCCAGAAGATTCCTGCAGATGGCCAAGGACCAGCAGAAGCCGGCCATTTCACCAGCCACCCTCTGGAGGGAAAGGCGGCGAGCGAAACCATAGGATCTGAGGAGGCGGATCCAGAGAAGAAGGTCTCTTACTCTCGAGCCAAGTTTGTCTTCATCTACTGCCTCGTGGCTTGGGTGAATGCGCTCACCAATGGAGTCCTGCCCTCTGTGCAGAGTTACTCCTGCCTGCCTTACAGCAACCTGGCTTACCACCTGTCTGCAACCTTCAGCTCCATGGCCAATCCGCTGGCATGCACCATTGCTTCCTTTCTGCCCAGCAG GTCCCTCCCCCTCCtggggctgctggcagctgctggaacagcatTTGGGGTCTACAATATGGGCATGGCGGCCCTGAGCCCGTGCCCCCTGCTGCAACACTCAGACTGGGGAGATGCACTCATT GTCATCTCCTGGGTGCTCTTCACTGGGACGCTCAGCTATGTCAAGGTGATGATGGGGGTAATCCTCCGAAGCCACAGCCACAGCGCCCTCGTGTGGTATGGAGCAGTAGAGCAGCTGGGCTCTCTGCTTGGAGCCTTGACCATGTTCCCCTTGGTCAACATCTACAGCCTCTTCAAGTCTGCTGACTTCTGCAATTTCCAGTGCCCAGCCTGA